One genomic window of Ottowia oryzae includes the following:
- a CDS encoding BMP family protein, whose protein sequence is MSSVLAAQKTKVVLLLSGSISDGGWGQLAHQGIAALQKDAAFKASFVENVSQAQIPQVARGYADDGYDLVIGHGYEYGSPLLEIAPDYPKTKFFVSSFLPQPKVPTNILYADLAYFDAAYCAGALAALISPAAKAVGFVGGGDNPTQQNMLKAFVMGAQRTVPSVKGMGIVTGEYGNAAKGRQAAATLIGNGADVIWHAANETGLGALQAAASAKVKALGCYSDQTAIAPSVIGTSFQMELGKMVQTVSQSVASGTYAGGKEWRPTVAQMWSTRAGSAGDHNPTIISAAAWAKFEAIWKDVAARKIDVSALLR, encoded by the coding sequence ATGTCTTCCGTGCTGGCAGCGCAGAAAACCAAGGTGGTGCTTCTGCTGTCCGGAAGCATCTCCGACGGCGGCTGGGGGCAGCTGGCCCACCAGGGGATTGCCGCCTTGCAAAAGGACGCCGCATTCAAGGCCAGCTTCGTCGAAAACGTGTCCCAGGCGCAGATTCCCCAGGTGGCGCGCGGCTACGCCGACGATGGCTACGACTTGGTGATTGGGCACGGCTATGAGTACGGCAGCCCCCTGCTGGAGATTGCCCCGGACTATCCCAAAACCAAGTTCTTCGTCTCTTCGTTCCTGCCGCAGCCCAAGGTGCCCACGAACATTCTGTACGCCGACCTGGCGTACTTTGATGCCGCCTACTGCGCAGGGGCACTGGCGGCGCTGATCTCTCCAGCCGCCAAGGCCGTAGGCTTTGTCGGCGGCGGTGACAACCCCACCCAGCAAAACATGCTCAAGGCGTTTGTGATGGGCGCCCAGCGCACGGTACCCAGCGTGAAGGGCATGGGCATCGTGACGGGTGAATACGGCAACGCAGCGAAAGGACGGCAGGCGGCCGCGACGCTGATTGGCAACGGGGCCGACGTGATCTGGCATGCCGCCAACGAGACCGGGCTGGGTGCCCTGCAGGCAGCTGCATCCGCGAAGGTGAAAGCCCTGGGCTGCTATTCAGACCAGACGGCGATCGCGCCCTCGGTGATCGGCACAAGCTTTCAGATGGAGCTGGGCAAGATGGTGCAGACCGTGTCGCAAAGCGTGGCGTCGGGCACCTACGCGGGCGGCAAGGAATGGCGCCCCACCGTGGCCCAGATGTGGTCGACGCGCGCCGGTAGCGCGGGCGACCATAACCCCACCATCATCAGTGCCGCCGCCTGGGCCAAGTTCGAGGCCATCTGGAAAGACGTGGCCGCGCGCAAGATCGACGTTTCGGCCTTGCTCCGCTAA
- a CDS encoding porin has translation MSHAESTVSLYGLADAGVGIYRGGGANQTRFASGQDAPSRIGFQGKEDLGSGLSAVFKLEAGLNLADGSGAKGGGLAFNRSSYVGLEGGFGQLVIGRVWSVTDDAWSVHRFNNFSAYIFPEFGNFDRTYPSAVKYTSPTFAGMQAGAIYSKQETANDNTKTDGVRELGLTYQGGPVSLFASYSQTRRVAAAKADKLAIVAGSFKIEPVLIRAAYMDSRPGATGAASAKVAMLGADYSFLPNWTIGADYLRRTVKDASGGSAIARVLLNYEMSKRTGFYAYVARLTNRNGDTQSFSGSVEPNGSQTGINIGIRHRF, from the coding sequence TTGAGCCATGCCGAGTCGACGGTTTCACTGTATGGGCTTGCCGACGCCGGCGTGGGCATTTACCGCGGCGGCGGCGCCAACCAGACGCGCTTTGCCAGCGGGCAGGATGCGCCGTCGCGCATCGGCTTTCAAGGCAAAGAAGATCTGGGGAGCGGCCTGTCCGCAGTTTTCAAGCTGGAAGCCGGCTTGAACCTGGCAGACGGCTCGGGCGCAAAGGGCGGTGGCCTGGCCTTCAACCGCAGCAGTTACGTGGGCCTGGAAGGCGGCTTCGGTCAATTGGTGATCGGCCGGGTCTGGTCGGTGACCGACGACGCATGGAGCGTGCACCGGTTCAACAATTTCTCGGCCTACATATTCCCGGAGTTCGGCAACTTCGACAGAACCTATCCGAGCGCGGTCAAGTACACGTCGCCCACCTTTGCAGGCATGCAGGCCGGTGCGATCTACAGCAAGCAGGAAACGGCCAACGACAACACCAAGACAGACGGTGTCCGCGAGCTAGGGCTGACCTACCAGGGCGGCCCGGTGTCTCTGTTTGCCAGTTACAGCCAGACGCGCCGCGTAGCCGCCGCAAAGGCGGACAAGCTGGCGATCGTTGCAGGCAGCTTCAAGATCGAACCCGTGCTGATCCGCGCGGCGTACATGGATTCGCGGCCTGGCGCTACCGGTGCAGCGTCTGCCAAAGTGGCAATGCTCGGGGCCGACTATTCGTTCTTGCCGAACTGGACCATCGGGGCGGACTACCTGCGCCGGACCGTCAAAGATGCCAGCGGCGGCAGCGCCATTGCGCGCGTGCTGCTGAACTATGAGATGTCCAAACGCACCGGCTTCTATGCCTATGTGGCCCGCCTCACCAACCGCAACGGTGACACACAGTCCTTCAGCGGCAGCGTGGAGCCCAACGGCAGCCAGACGGGCATCAACATCGGCATTCGCCACCGCTTCTGA
- a CDS encoding ABC transporter permease → MPLAIERRLEPLQSRFAVTSAAVGAVLLALVVCAALFAMVGVNPLEAYASLMAEAFATERGIGYTVVRATPLILIALGTIVAWRTGFGYLGFEGCFVVGAAACTAIALHGNPGGVLEDWPRLPMLLLCGAASAAAGAAWAGLVGWVRIRWGGSEVLMSLMTNYIALLLVQYLVSGPLRAPGGLPQSARLPENSWLPLLMEGSRAHAGIFIALTSAALVWLLLRKTPLGYEMVLSGLSPRAARYGGIAVGRRQLQAAMLAGALGALAGLAQVLGVHYRLMDGMSGGIGFIGIVVALLARLNPAGVVPVALLYGGLSVGADAMQRATGTPSSITFILQALIVLLVLASPVVLRWRVVWRGRASREGGTLAQGVGRG, encoded by the coding sequence ATGCCCTTGGCCATTGAACGCCGCCTGGAACCTCTCCAGTCGCGCTTTGCCGTCACATCGGCTGCGGTTGGCGCCGTGCTGTTGGCGCTGGTGGTGTGTGCGGCGCTGTTTGCCATGGTCGGCGTAAACCCGCTGGAGGCGTACGCCTCGTTGATGGCGGAGGCGTTCGCGACCGAGCGCGGCATCGGCTACACGGTGGTGCGGGCCACGCCGCTGATCTTGATCGCGTTGGGCACCATCGTGGCCTGGCGCACGGGCTTCGGCTATCTGGGTTTTGAAGGTTGTTTCGTCGTCGGTGCCGCAGCCTGCACGGCCATAGCGTTGCACGGCAATCCTGGCGGCGTGCTGGAGGACTGGCCCCGGCTGCCCATGCTTCTGCTGTGCGGCGCGGCCAGCGCGGCGGCTGGCGCGGCGTGGGCGGGCCTGGTGGGTTGGGTGCGCATACGGTGGGGGGGCAGTGAAGTGCTGATGTCGCTGATGACCAACTACATCGCCTTGCTGTTGGTGCAGTACCTGGTTTCAGGCCCGCTGCGTGCGCCGGGCGGTTTGCCGCAAAGCGCGCGTTTGCCCGAGAACAGCTGGTTGCCGCTTTTGATGGAAGGCAGCCGGGCACACGCGGGCATCTTCATCGCCTTGACGAGCGCTGCGCTGGTGTGGCTGCTTCTGCGCAAGACGCCCTTGGGCTACGAAATGGTGCTGAGCGGGCTGAGCCCCCGCGCTGCCCGCTATGGCGGTATTGCCGTTGGGCGGCGACAGCTCCAGGCGGCCATGCTGGCGGGTGCACTGGGCGCGCTGGCAGGGTTGGCGCAGGTGCTGGGGGTGCATTACCGGCTGATGGATGGCATGAGCGGCGGCATTGGGTTCATCGGGATCGTCGTCGCCCTGCTTGCGCGCTTGAACCCTGCGGGCGTGGTGCCGGTAGCGCTGCTCTACGGCGGGTTGAGCGTGGGGGCAGATGCCATGCAGCGCGCCACCGGCACGCCTTCGTCCATTACGTTCATTCTTCAAGCCTTGATCGTGTTGCTCGTCTTGGCCAGCCCGGTGGTCTTGCGCTGGCGCGTCGTGTGGCGCGGGCGCGCTTCCCGCGAAGGCGGCACGCTGGCACAGGGGGTTGGCCGTGGATAA
- a CDS encoding FAD-dependent oxidoreductase, producing the protein MNTPPRRRQVLRAGAALAGWALAGCTPDATAHIEGGFTGTSPERGHLLREARAARQPDVTHRTHTLIAGGGIAGLAAARALRQRGHDDFALLELEDAPGGNSRGTQVGGIACPQGAHYLPVPGDDAREVQDLLEELGLRRRVAGRWQYDERHLCHSPQERLFFEGHWQEGLLPVEGVGASTLAQYRRFAALVADAQRQAHYAIPVLRSTLAPAQLALDAITFKAWLDQQGLTDPHLRWYLDYACRDDFGAGSATVSAWAGLHYFASRHGFHAPGENSDEAPDAVLTWPEGNGWLSARLAAPLDDRLRTGRVVLRIAAEREGVVVDALDVAGNRLERWHARQAIVALPLHVAARVVQPLPDALRQRAARLRSAPWLVANLRLRAPLADRRGAAPSWDNVLYGSAGLGYVDAMHQSLAPVPGATVLTWYRALGDEPGAREALLNTPWASWRDAILAELAPAHPDLASQTQRIDIVRYGHAMAVPVPGVLSQIAPWRTSGKRQQLLKAEHLPVPQFAEAPRLRFAHSDWAGYSVFEEAFTLGHAAGLASA; encoded by the coding sequence ATGAACACGCCGCCGCGACGCCGTCAGGTGCTGCGCGCGGGCGCGGCGCTGGCCGGCTGGGCACTGGCCGGCTGCACGCCAGACGCCACCGCGCACATCGAAGGTGGCTTCACCGGCACCTCGCCCGAGCGCGGGCACTTGCTGCGTGAGGCGCGTGCCGCGCGCCAGCCCGACGTCACCCACCGCACCCACACCCTCATCGCCGGCGGCGGCATTGCCGGGCTGGCGGCGGCGCGGGCGCTGCGCCAGCGCGGGCACGACGACTTTGCGCTGCTGGAGCTGGAAGACGCCCCCGGCGGCAACAGCCGTGGCACGCAGGTCGGCGGCATCGCCTGCCCGCAGGGCGCGCACTACCTGCCGGTGCCGGGCGACGACGCGCGCGAGGTGCAAGACCTGCTGGAAGAGCTGGGCCTGCGCCGGCGCGTGGCGGGGCGCTGGCAGTACGACGAGCGCCACCTGTGCCACAGCCCGCAGGAACGCCTGTTCTTTGAAGGCCATTGGCAGGAAGGCCTGCTGCCCGTCGAAGGCGTGGGCGCCAGCACCCTGGCGCAGTACCGGCGTTTTGCCGCGCTGGTGGCCGATGCGCAGCGGCAGGCGCACTACGCCATTCCGGTGCTCAGAAGCACGCTGGCGCCCGCGCAGCTTGCGCTGGACGCTATCACTTTCAAAGCATGGCTGGACCAACAAGGGCTGACCGACCCGCACCTGCGCTGGTACCTGGACTACGCCTGCCGCGACGACTTCGGCGCGGGCAGCGCCACCGTCTCCGCCTGGGCGGGGCTGCATTATTTCGCCAGCCGCCACGGCTTTCATGCGCCGGGTGAGAACAGCGACGAAGCGCCCGACGCCGTGCTCACCTGGCCCGAGGGCAACGGCTGGCTCAGCGCCCGGCTGGCGGCGCCGCTGGACGATCGGCTGCGCACCGGGCGCGTGGTGCTGCGCATCGCGGCCGAGCGCGAGGGCGTGGTCGTCGATGCGCTGGACGTGGCGGGCAACCGGCTGGAGCGCTGGCACGCCCGCCAGGCCATTGTCGCCTTGCCGCTGCACGTGGCCGCCCGCGTGGTGCAGCCGCTGCCCGACGCCCTGCGCCAGCGCGCCGCCCGCCTGCGCAGCGCGCCCTGGCTGGTCGCCAACCTGCGCCTGCGCGCACCCCTGGCAGATCGGCGCGGCGCCGCGCCCAGCTGGGACAACGTGCTGTACGGCAGTGCCGGCCTGGGCTATGTGGACGCCATGCACCAAAGCTTGGCCCCCGTGCCCGGCGCCACCGTGTTGACCTGGTACCGCGCCCTGGGCGACGAGCCCGGCGCGCGCGAGGCGCTGCTGAACACCCCCTGGGCCAGCTGGCGCGACGCCATCCTCGCCGAACTGGCCCCCGCCCACCCCGACCTGGCCAGCCAAACCCAGCGCATCGACATCGTCCGCTACGGCCACGCCATGGCCGTGCCCGTGCCTGGCGTTTTGAGCCAAATCGCCCCGTGGCGCACGTCAGGCAAGCGCCAACAGCTATTGAAAGCAGAGCATCTGCCAGTGCCGCAATTTGCCGAAGCGCCGCGCCTGCGGTTCGCCCATAGCGACTGGGCGGGCTATTCGGTGTTTGAAGAGGCCTTCACGCTGGGCCACGCGGCGGGGTTGGCGTCGGCGTGA
- a CDS encoding ABC transporter ATP-binding protein, whose translation MQTLNEPEALAPSWLRMRGIVKRFPGVVANDGATLEVAQGEIHALLGENGAGKSTLMQILYGMQKADAGKVELDGRLLQLHSPADAMANGIGMVHQEFMLVAPMTVTENVALTQPPGTPWSLAQTRAHLAATAERYGLAVDPDAKIEHLPIGVQQRVEILKLLCRDARLLILDEPTAVLTPGEKDSLFAVLRSLAKQGRSIIIVKHKLHEIMEIASRVTVMRAGRTVECFPTKDTSPQELARCMVGRDVVLDARHTPGSPGQAVLAVRALHAASDSGTNAVRGACLEVRAGEVLGIAGVDGNGQSELAEAIMGLRPSHEGAVEVDGVSLESLTVAQRRRAGLAYVPADRRHVGSVPELSVGENALLGMQRRLCRLGGWWRDEDQIRAHAQTLVDRFGVRAASIDVAAGSLSGGNLQKVILGRELLLNPKVLLVEQPTRGLDVGAIESVWHEMRSARDNGSAILLISAELEELFALSDRIAVMYEGRIVQVLANDASAGLRERIGLLMAGGDLAEAEAAHALGH comes from the coding sequence ATGCAGACATTGAATGAGCCCGAGGCATTGGCGCCAAGCTGGTTGCGCATGCGTGGCATCGTCAAACGCTTTCCAGGTGTTGTGGCCAACGACGGGGCCACCCTGGAAGTAGCGCAAGGTGAAATCCATGCGCTGCTGGGTGAGAACGGTGCCGGCAAGAGCACGTTGATGCAGATCCTCTACGGCATGCAGAAAGCCGATGCGGGCAAGGTTGAACTGGACGGGCGTCTGTTGCAACTGCACTCGCCCGCCGACGCCATGGCCAACGGCATCGGGATGGTGCACCAGGAATTCATGTTGGTGGCGCCCATGACCGTGACGGAGAACGTGGCACTGACTCAACCGCCCGGTACGCCCTGGAGCCTGGCCCAAACGCGCGCCCACTTGGCAGCCACCGCTGAGCGGTATGGCCTGGCGGTCGATCCCGACGCGAAGATCGAGCACTTGCCCATCGGCGTGCAGCAGCGCGTGGAAATCCTCAAGCTCCTGTGCCGAGATGCTCGGCTGCTGATCCTGGACGAACCGACGGCGGTGCTCACGCCTGGCGAAAAGGACAGCCTGTTCGCGGTGCTGCGCTCCCTGGCCAAGCAAGGCCGATCGATCATCATCGTGAAGCACAAGCTGCACGAGATCATGGAGATTGCTTCGCGCGTGACGGTCATGCGTGCAGGCCGCACGGTGGAGTGCTTTCCAACCAAAGACACTTCGCCGCAAGAACTCGCGCGCTGCATGGTGGGGCGCGATGTGGTGCTGGACGCCCGGCACACCCCCGGATCGCCGGGACAGGCGGTGCTGGCCGTTCGCGCCTTGCATGCCGCCAGCGACAGCGGCACCAACGCCGTGCGCGGGGCCTGCCTGGAAGTTCGCGCGGGCGAGGTGCTCGGTATCGCCGGCGTCGACGGCAACGGCCAATCTGAACTGGCCGAAGCCATCATGGGTTTACGGCCCTCACACGAGGGCGCTGTCGAGGTGGACGGCGTTTCACTCGAGAGCCTCACCGTGGCCCAGCGCCGCCGAGCCGGTCTGGCGTACGTACCTGCAGACCGACGCCACGTGGGGTCGGTGCCGGAACTGTCGGTCGGCGAGAACGCGCTGCTTGGCATGCAGCGGCGGCTGTGCCGCTTGGGCGGGTGGTGGCGCGACGAGGACCAGATTCGGGCGCATGCACAGACCCTCGTCGATCGGTTCGGCGTGCGCGCTGCCAGCATCGACGTGGCGGCGGGCAGCCTATCTGGCGGCAATCTACAAAAGGTGATTCTGGGCCGCGAGCTGTTGCTAAACCCCAAAGTGCTATTGGTCGAGCAACCCACCCGTGGGCTGGACGTGGGTGCCATCGAATCGGTGTGGCACGAAATGCGCAGTGCGCGCGACAACGGCAGCGCCATCCTTTTGATCTCTGCCGAGCTGGAGGAGCTTTTCGCCCTGTCAGACCGGATCGCAGTGATGTACGAGGGCCGCATCGTCCAGGTGTTGGCCAACGATGCCAGCGCGGGGCTGCGCGAACGCATTGGCTTGCTGATGGCGGGTGGCGATCTGGCAGAAGCGGAGGCGGCGCATGCCCTTGGCCATTGA
- a CDS encoding glutathione S-transferase family protein, which translates to MRLIGAPASPFVRKVRAVLAEKKLDYLFVPENVWAEDTQIHAANPLGKVPCLVMDGQEAVFDSRVIVEYLDTLSPVGKLIPPSGRDRVEVKTWEALADGLCDAALLARLERTWPGRAEGERSAAWIERQMRKVDQALAAMSSGLGDKPWCASGVHPTLADIAVGCALGYLDFRFPELDWRARHANLAVLLDDRLMARPSFADTLPADYA; encoded by the coding sequence ATGCGTTTGATCGGCGCCCCAGCCAGCCCCTTTGTGCGCAAAGTGCGCGCTGTTCTGGCCGAGAAAAAGCTGGACTACCTTTTCGTGCCCGAAAACGTCTGGGCCGAAGACACCCAGATCCACGCCGCCAACCCGCTGGGCAAGGTGCCCTGCCTCGTCATGGACGGGCAAGAGGCGGTGTTCGATTCGCGCGTGATCGTCGAATACCTGGACACGCTGTCGCCCGTAGGCAAGCTGATCCCGCCTTCGGGGCGCGACCGGGTCGAAGTCAAAACCTGGGAAGCCCTGGCCGACGGCCTGTGCGACGCGGCGCTGCTGGCGCGGCTGGAGCGCACCTGGCCCGGCCGCGCCGAGGGCGAACGCAGCGCCGCCTGGATCGAGCGGCAGATGCGCAAAGTGGACCAAGCGCTGGCCGCCATGAGCAGCGGCCTGGGCGACAAGCCCTGGTGCGCCAGCGGCGTGCACCCTACCCTGGCCGACATCGCCGTGGGCTGCGCGCTGGGCTACCTGGACTTTCGCTTTCCTGAACTGGACTGGCGCGCACGGCACGCCAACCTGGCGGTGCTGCTGGACGACCGGCTGATGGCGCGCCCAAGCTTTGCCGACACCCTGCCCGCCGACTACGCCTGA
- a CDS encoding polyamine aminopropyltransferase, with protein MPTPAAAGPVSAAHPVHIALLASVFVVAACGLLYELAAGAIASYVLGDSVLQFSTIIGSYLFAMGIGSYLSRFFDRQLPAHFLRIELLVALAGGLLPVALFLANAYAPGAFRWLLYGLVLLVGTLVGLEIPLVMRILRRNVQLKELVSQVLTFDYLGALAVSLAFPLLLVPRLGLIRTGLLFGLLNALVAVWALWLFRHELRQWGAHAMACALTVALLAAGLAGAGQITTLTEDKLYADRVVFAETTPYQRIVVTHNPGQGRPGHRLYLNGNLQFAERDEYRYHEALVHPAMAAHGAPKKVAVLGGGDGMAVREILKYPSVESITLVELDPAMTRLFRDQPELAALNGGALKSPKLTIVNTDAFRWLEQSQDSFDVIVVDFPDPTNFNIGKLYTLSFYALLEQRLAASGYAVVQTTSPLVARQSFWTVVQTIEAAGLRTAPYHAHVPSFGEWGFVIASRRPWRLPSQLPPGLRYLTPATLPLLFDFPADMARVPAQVNRLSNQVLVHSYETEWGRVHE; from the coding sequence CTGCCGACCCCAGCGGCTGCGGGCCCTGTGTCGGCGGCGCACCCCGTTCACATCGCCCTGCTCGCCAGCGTCTTCGTCGTCGCCGCGTGCGGGCTGCTGTACGAGCTGGCCGCCGGCGCCATCGCCAGCTACGTGCTGGGCGATTCGGTGCTGCAGTTTTCCACCATCATCGGCAGCTACCTGTTTGCCATGGGCATCGGCAGCTACCTGTCGCGCTTTTTTGACCGGCAACTGCCCGCCCACTTCCTGCGCATAGAACTGCTGGTGGCGCTGGCCGGCGGCCTGCTGCCGGTGGCGCTGTTCCTGGCCAACGCGTACGCGCCGGGCGCTTTCCGCTGGCTGCTGTACGGGCTGGTGCTGCTGGTGGGCACGCTGGTGGGGCTGGAGATTCCGCTGGTCATGCGCATCCTGCGGCGCAACGTGCAGCTGAAAGAGCTGGTGTCGCAGGTGCTGACCTTCGACTACCTGGGCGCGCTGGCCGTGTCGCTGGCCTTTCCGCTGCTGCTGGTGCCGCGCCTGGGCTTGATCCGCACCGGGCTGCTGTTCGGCCTGCTGAACGCGCTGGTGGCGGTGTGGGCGCTGTGGCTGTTCCGGCATGAGCTGCGCCAGTGGGGCGCGCACGCCATGGCCTGCGCGCTGACGGTGGCGCTGCTGGCCGCGGGGCTGGCGGGCGCCGGGCAGATCACCACGCTGACCGAAGACAAGCTGTACGCCGACCGCGTCGTCTTTGCCGAAACCACGCCCTATCAGCGCATCGTCGTCACCCACAACCCGGGCCAGGGGCGCCCTGGTCATCGCCTGTACCTGAACGGCAACCTGCAGTTTGCCGAGCGCGACGAATACCGATACCACGAAGCGCTGGTGCACCCCGCCATGGCCGCCCACGGCGCGCCCAAAAAGGTGGCCGTGCTGGGCGGTGGCGACGGCATGGCCGTGCGCGAAATCCTCAAATACCCCAGCGTGGAAAGCATCACCCTGGTCGAGCTGGACCCGGCCATGACCCGGCTGTTTCGCGATCAGCCAGAGCTGGCGGCGCTGAACGGCGGCGCGCTGAAATCGCCCAAGCTCACCATCGTCAACACCGACGCGTTTCGCTGGCTGGAGCAGAGCCAGGACAGTTTTGATGTGATCGTGGTGGATTTCCCTGACCCCACCAACTTCAACATCGGCAAGCTCTACACCCTCAGCTTCTACGCCCTGCTGGAGCAGCGCCTGGCCGCCAGCGGCTACGCGGTGGTGCAGACCACCTCACCCCTGGTCGCGCGGCAAAGCTTCTGGACCGTGGTGCAAACCATCGAAGCGGCCGGCCTGCGCACCGCGCCCTACCACGCGCACGTGCCCAGCTTTGGCGAATGGGGCTTCGTCATCGCCAGCCGCCGCCCCTGGCGCCTGCCGAGCCAGCTGCCACCGGGCCTGCGCTACCTCACGCCCGCCACGCTGCCGCTGCTGTTCGACTTTCCGGCCGACATGGCGCGCGTGCCTGCGCAAGTCAACCGCCTGTCCAACCAGGTGCTGGTGCACAGCTATGAAACCGAATGGGGGCGGGTGCATGAGTGA
- a CDS encoding 5-formyltetrahydrofolate cyclo-ligase: MSYHHEEAARWQGRHSGKDQLREDVWQQLIDHHVNVGPVFSRIPNFVGADVAAQKLSQQAFWTDARIVKCNPDPPQIPVRLRALYDGKILYTPVPELVKGFPFVRLDPEELKRDDISFELAATSQGAVQVGKPVHFEEMEPMDVIVVGCVAVTAQGGRTGKGGGFADLELGIFRELGKVPAHAQIVTTVHEVQVVDNDRIEMLAHDSALDWIATPERIIQTHSPFPQPSGVAWDVVQDDQIRDIPFLLDLKHRLVASKAH; encoded by the coding sequence ATGAGCTATCACCATGAAGAAGCCGCCCGCTGGCAAGGACGACACAGCGGCAAAGACCAATTGCGTGAAGACGTCTGGCAACAGCTGATCGACCACCACGTGAACGTAGGGCCGGTGTTCAGCCGCATCCCCAACTTCGTCGGTGCCGACGTAGCCGCACAAAAACTGAGCCAGCAAGCGTTCTGGACCGACGCGCGCATCGTGAAGTGCAACCCTGATCCACCCCAGATTCCCGTGAGGCTTCGGGCGCTGTACGACGGCAAGATCCTGTACACACCGGTGCCCGAACTGGTGAAAGGCTTCCCATTCGTTCGCCTGGATCCGGAAGAGCTCAAGCGCGATGACATTTCTTTCGAGCTGGCAGCAACCTCACAGGGCGCGGTGCAGGTGGGCAAGCCCGTCCACTTCGAGGAAATGGAGCCCATGGACGTGATCGTGGTCGGCTGCGTGGCGGTCACTGCGCAAGGCGGCCGCACTGGCAAGGGCGGCGGCTTTGCCGACTTGGAACTGGGTATCTTCCGCGAGCTGGGCAAAGTGCCAGCGCATGCACAAATCGTCACCACGGTGCATGAAGTCCAAGTTGTGGACAACGACCGCATCGAGATGCTGGCGCACGACTCTGCCCTGGACTGGATCGCGACGCCAGAGCGAATCATCCAGACGCATTCACCTTTCCCACAGCCGAGTGGTGTGGCATGGGATGTGGTTCAGGACGATCAGATCCGGGACATTCCGTTCTTGCTCGACCTGAAACACCGCCTGGTTGCCAGCAAGGCCCATTGA
- a CDS encoding LysR family transcriptional regulator translates to MQIHGALTLQLLHTLDVLLRTRSVSRTADELGQTQSAVSVSLRRLREVLNDPLLVRSGSHLVPTTRALAMEPRLAQLLAEMGQMLRNNTGFSPETSTRQFTLATADCMQSFFLPLLVRHLRVVAPNIQLRLRPLTAQFDFSVALEEGALDAVVGNWPNPPAHLRQRMLIEDRMICLMRPGHPLADRDALDLATYLQLDHVAPEPFLSNTPGPVDGALAQLGVKRHIAVTVPEFGLASYLVADSDLVFTSSSHYGQHYADLLGLLSVDAPAELEPMRFYLLWHDCAQLDPASVWLRQQIAWVAGELGGFRAP, encoded by the coding sequence ATGCAAATCCACGGTGCACTCACGCTCCAGCTGCTTCATACCCTGGACGTGCTCTTGCGCACACGCAGCGTGTCGCGCACGGCCGACGAGTTGGGACAAACGCAGTCTGCCGTCAGTGTCTCGCTGCGCCGCCTCCGTGAAGTGCTGAACGACCCGTTGCTGGTTCGCAGCGGCAGCCACCTAGTGCCCACCACCCGCGCATTGGCCATGGAGCCGCGCCTTGCGCAGCTGCTGGCCGAGATGGGCCAGATGCTGCGCAACAACACCGGCTTTTCACCCGAGACATCGACGCGGCAATTCACGTTGGCCACGGCCGACTGCATGCAGTCGTTCTTCTTGCCGCTGCTGGTGCGGCACCTGCGGGTTGTGGCGCCCAACATCCAGCTGCGCCTGCGCCCGCTGACTGCCCAGTTCGATTTCTCGGTCGCGCTGGAAGAAGGTGCGCTGGATGCGGTGGTGGGGAACTGGCCCAACCCACCGGCGCATCTGCGCCAGCGCATGCTGATTGAAGACCGCATGATTTGCCTCATGCGCCCGGGCCACCCTCTGGCGGACCGGGACGCGCTGGATCTGGCCACCTACCTGCAACTGGACCACGTCGCGCCAGAGCCTTTTTTGTCCAACACGCCAGGCCCGGTGGATGGCGCATTGGCGCAGCTTGGCGTGAAGCGGCACATTGCGGTCACGGTGCCCGAATTCGGCCTGGCCAGCTACCTCGTTGCCGATTCCGACCTGGTGTTCACAAGCAGCAGCCACTACGGGCAGCACTACGCCGATCTGCTGGGGTTGTTGAGCGTTGACGCACCGGCCGAGCTGGAGCCCATGCGCTTTTACCTGCTCTGGCACGACTGCGCGCAGCTTGACCCTGCGTCGGTCTGGCTGCGCCAGCAAATCGCTTGGGTGGCTGGCGAGCTGGGCGGGTTCCGCGCGCCGTGA